The stretch of DNA TGTTTGTaaagattattaaatattatgtaataaaatgaCATTGCTACAAATGGTCTTGAATGAGCTTAAGTTGTTTATATTTTGCACAAAAATTGTTGCAATATTACATCAGTATTCTTGCACTATATCACACATCCATCTTTGTAAAtaacatttgttttgaattgttttccttaaatcatgtttttacTGCAGAAGGCAATAATAAAATCATACACAAGAATAAAGTAATAGATATTAACATGTACACAGCTGAACCTGTGTCCAGCCATAAAACAGTTTGTACCATATGAAATGCTAGTACAGTTATCACTAATACATGGTTTTcactttgttatttttttttttttccacaacagTGATCCGGTACATCAGTCAATGACCACATTTGAGCTTCTCACTTACTTCTCTCAAATCGAGATCTGTGAGTTGTAGCCAAATCTTTGGGTAGCTCTCCAGATAGCCTACAGTCTCCCTGTGACTGTTAAAATCAATGCAATTGAAATAAACTGCTTTAAAttggcatttttttaaatttagggATTTTTTCAGTTAAATTTTTAACTGGCATGGCATGCAGGCACGTCTCTCTTTCACAgttaaaaacacaacaaacaagtGTACGttgtgaacaaatcatttgTAGAGATCTAAGACAGACAGTCTTATGTAACGGTCTAATAATGCAGATCATGGATTGTCATCCGTGGAATGTGCACAATTTTAGGCCCCATTTACACGCGACAGACAAATCTTTGACAGATTTAGTGAAATCGTCGTCAAATACCCAAAATTAGAGACAAATTGGTGCTCATTTACGTAAATGACAATCACACTACAATGTGAATTATCAAAGACGCAATCTAAGAGAATCGACGATGCATCGCTGACGctcgtgagatatttggcatgttaAATATCTGGATCTGTctgcgattcaaaatcctgctgtgtggaATGAGTTCTTACTGAAAATGACATCAGCGATGAcctacagccaatgagagagcaagatacagggCAGCAGGAAGTTcagggaggagttatagacctgCGATTCACCAAACATTTtcgtaatttttttattttgatcacaAGCTTATTGCAGGCTAAAATTTTTAATAACCATTCAAGTCTCACAAGTGTCCTTGCCTCATTCCCTTATCACTTCTcgtgtgtttggttgtaaaAATATAGTTTGCGAACCAGACAGTTGTctgcgattcttcctattgtaaagtcatgcaatGTGAAACCCTGATCCATCGAGTAATGTGCacacagcagtgactgaatgctgTTCCAGATAGTCatacagtgtgaaaagaacagtgatctgatgagtttgaaaatcatgcagtgtgaactTGACATTACTTGACACGGGTAAATtgcaattgttttttgttttttttaatgaggaATCGTGACAGCCCTACTTTTGAGTCACATGATGTTGATGggtcctgtctgtctctgtgttGAAACTTTATACAAAGTTACATGTATATACAGCTCAGACTTCTATACATCTATTTCAAATTTCAAACACACATTAGTCCTCATTAATACAGGTTCATAtgttaatgatttttcatgatTTTCATCTTAAATCCATACACTGAAGGTTCAGAATTATTGGAATCACATTCTGCACATCTCCTGTTATTTTAAGGGAAACAGTATGTAACCACTGAATGTGTTGTGGTTATTCTCGCTGTCACGTATCCTCCTGCCAGACCAAAGTCTCACATAGACAACATCTCCAACCTCCAGGATCAACACAACTCCATTTGAAGAGTTTAAATCATTCTGAGGGTGATAATCATTTGCTATAACCATCTTCTGTCCATTCTTGTAAATGGCTGCAGTTGCTACATTTGGGCCATGACCAAATAAAGAGAATCTGAACATGTACGCTCCTTTCAGTGGGGCTGTGAAAATACCtaaatcaaataacaagagACAAAGAATCAGCTGTTTCCTGTATGATTGCTTCATTACCAAACACACTGTGTAATAGTTTTGAAAGATGGCAGATAATTTCAGGCTACATGTACACAATAACATTGTCTGAAAAACAGACAAGTTTTTTCTTTGCGTTTTTCGCGTAACGACAACgacattttcaaaacaatccCTGTTCACACAGATCCATGGAAACAATTCAAACATTGTATTCTGCTGCTGGGCCAGTAGTTGGAGATGTCACTTAGAAAGAAACACTACATGCCTAGAGATTGATCACATATACGCATAAcatcacagttttcacaaattcacatttttgtagtttacacagagacgattgttttcaacattgtttcCAAAATCTTGCACTTGAAAAAGTTATTTACGAACACtttcaaaaagcacaaaaatactcaaagtttttagttgaaactGCTGTCGTGTAAACgttagtgatgggaagttcggatcattttaccGACTCAGACTTTTGAGTCTCATtcaacaaaatgaacgaatcttttttcgagtcatttcgttcatttcgttcattttagcaaaatgtaattcaaatgttacgtgttacttccccaacacatctactacttatgcaaacgttgatcccactacaaacaatacaaaactacaatgctataagattcagaaattattaattcattaccTGGGTCTTCAGCTTATGATaagctgattaagctcacctcacctcttgtctgacaagtcttcgggtttaagtcattccttaatgacgtgacaggcagtcccatgctaaaccaatgcattctgagccggtaagagaattgattagttcatttcatgagtatttcgggtttttgagtcgttccttaatcacgcgACAGACCCATAtgctatttctgacatttctgtcactgtttttgttactgtttcttgaggatctgtTTATTTATCTCAAGTaataaataaagccctgttataaataaaatattgattaatttatctttttgactgtctatctgtaaataaacactaggctatataataatccaagcctacaatacaaagtatttatagcctagtttgttcatttttactccaattttgagtttgctgttataataattgcttttcctaggcagacttgacatattggtctaatatatgtataagaagattgctcaaaaaggacataatgacataaattaaaagcaaataacattttgaatttgaattattaatgttagtttaaaacatcaaggttatgataacttcagctttaacagttgtaacacaaactcaaacaaaactggagagttaacgttatttactaataaatataatgtgcttgggtcacacagcatatgggtctgtcacgtgattaaggaacgactcaaaaacccgaaagactcatgaaaagaactaatcaattgaatcatcaggtgaactactactagcagtacagaacctgtagaatattgcacatgcgtgactgaacgaatcaccccccgagacgactcgttcttcccgagtcacattaaagattcgttcaaaatgaacgaatcgttcaagaacgacacatcactagTAAACGGCTCCTAATTCTCTTATACACATTACACAACTGCAGAGAGGTCTGAATGGAGCAGAAGGTTTTCATTACTATAAACTGAGTTTTATGACTCCATTTCATTGATAATTACCTGTAATTGGGTTGTAGGCGTTCCCTATGTTTGTGAAGACTTTCTTGTAGGTCAGTGTGATTTCAGTCGTAAAAGGCCCAATATATCCTTCACCAGATTCAAGCAGTCCAGCTGAAAAAGCTATTTCTCTGTCTGTTATTGAAAAACATAagcaatattgtgatatattactGTATTACACTGAGAATGAACACACTGAATTTAACATCATTCAAGCACACTTTCACCTCTATTTTCCTTTCTCAACTCCTCCACTTGACCCAGAATAAGATTTGaaatttctgtgaaggaataaAGATTCTGTTAAATGACATTTCCACTGATTATTGTAATAGATAACACAATTTACACAGTATACTGTACACTCAACTTTACACTAACATTTACACTATACAATGTATTGCATTGCTGTTTTACTTTGAGGATCATTGATAAAAGAGTGAATGTTTTGGTGAAGTACCTTCATTTTTCTTGTTCAGCTCATCcctcagttctctgatgttttctttctgctctgtaatggtggcagTCAGTTCTGTAAGTACTGAACTAAATTTAAACTTCCATAACTTTTTCATACTTTCACTTTTTGAAGGGCTTTCACTTGAGCAATAATCTGCTGAGTATCTGCGAGTCTAATAATCTGCGAGTCTTGTGTCTATATTCCAAAGCGTTCTTGAAGAGCTGAAGAAATATAGATTCACTTTCTTAATCTTTGTCAAAGTAGTAGATTAGACAGCTgacatcacagtatgagcaatatggtgttataaatatgcaaattattgcatttcattttattctgggACTACCCTGTCATGTATGTAGTGTCCATCACATTACCTGTATTTTCTGTTCTTAGTCGCTCCATTTCAGTCTCCAgagatttcatttttgtttcCATGGTCTTTATTTTCCCCAGTTCTTCCAGGATGTTAATGTTTGGTGAAAATACCTCATCTGTCG from Chanodichthys erythropterus isolate Z2021 chromosome 8, ASM2448905v1, whole genome shotgun sequence encodes:
- the LOC137024043 gene encoding complement C1q-like protein 4 isoform X1 gives rise to the protein MMIFITVFMLNVWAISTDEVFSPNINILEELGKIKTMETKMKSLETEMERLRTENTELTATITEQKENIRELRDELNKKNEEISNLILGQVEELRKENRDREIAFSAGLLESGEGYIGPFTTEITLTYKKVFTNIGNAYNPITGIFTAPLKGAYMFRFSLFGHGPNVATAAIYKNGQKMVIANDYHPQNDLNSSNGVVLILEVGDVVYVRLWSGRRIRDSENNHNTFSGYILFPLK
- the LOC137024043 gene encoding complement C1q-like protein 4 isoform X2; translation: MMIFITVFMLNVWAISTDEVFSPNINILEELGKIKTMETKMKSLETEMERLRTENTEQKENIRELRDELNKKNEEISNLILGQVEELRKENRDREIAFSAGLLESGEGYIGPFTTEITLTYKKVFTNIGNAYNPITGIFTAPLKGAYMFRFSLFGHGPNVATAAIYKNGQKMVIANDYHPQNDLNSSNGVVLILEVGDVVYVRLWSGRRIRDSENNHNTFSGYILFPLK